The Thalassotalea sediminis genome includes the window AGCCAAGTAATATTAATTACCGGTATTGGCAAACGGTTAGGTTTAGCTTTAGCACAACAGATGTTGGCGCAAGGATACAAGGTCGTTGGTACCTATCGAACGGAATACCCTGTGCTAACATCGCTGAAGCAACAAGGTGTTGACTTATATCAAGTTGATTTTTACCAGCAAGCGCAGGTTGACGACTTTATTGCAAGCATAAAACGTGATTACCATGCATTGCGCGCTATAATCCATAATGCATCTGACTGGTTGCCTGACAATTATCAACTAGACACAGACCATTACGCACCCGCAGAAATTATGCAAAAAATGATGACCATACATGTTGGCATACCATACCAGCTAAATTTGGCTTTACAGTCATTATTAATAGCTAACGATAATACCGAAAGTAACTTTGCAGATATTATTCACATTAGTGATTATGTCGCTGAAAAGGGCAGCAAAAAGCATATTGCATATGCGGCAAGTAAAACGGCGTTGAATAGTTTAACCATGTCTTTTTCTGCACTTTTAGCGCCTAAGGTAAAAGTGAATTCTATATCACCTGCGTTAATTAAGTTTAATGAAGGAGATGATGATGCGTACAAAGAAAAGGCGCTTTCTAAAGCGTTATTACCTAAAGAAGCTGGCTTTAATGAAATAACACAAGCGATTGAATTTATACTTAATAGCCAGTTTATGACTGGACGCAATTTACAACTAGATGGCGGCAGACATTTAAAATAGTGTTACCGAAGCAACGTTTACCTTAACTCGTTCATCACTTGAGTAACTGTTATTAATGCAAAAGCGTAGTCTCTCTGATGTGACTACGCGTTTTTTTCATCATATTATTTATTTTTTTGCTCGGCAGTTTTACTACAAACCTTTTAAAATAACCTATGCTTAACATTCCGCTCAATAGATTCTGTCTATCTATAATAATAAGGACTTGTTAATGCTTTTCACTCGAATATTACTGTTATTTGCGATTACTAACATTTTATTAGTGAACGCGAATGCAACCGAAAAAGAAGTGCCTTCCCATTACTTTACCGCTGAACGTGTATTTGATATCGAATATGCCACGGATCCTCAAATATCACCCAACGGTAAAAAAGTTGCTTATGTGCGCCATACTATGGATAAAATGACGGATCAAGACAAAAGTCAGATATGGCTTATTGATCTTGTTTCCGGTAGCCATTTGCCTCTACTAGAAGGGAAACAATCAAGTTGGTCACCGCGTTGGTCGCCAGATAGTAAAACACTCCTTTATTCAACTACGTCTGATGGTAAGGTTGAATTAAGGTTATTCTTTGTCGCCGCTAACCGATCCTTAACATTATCGCAATTTACCCGTAGCCCTTCTAATGCTGTTTGGTCACCAGACGGAAAACAGATCGCTTTTAATATGTTTGTTAAAGGTGAAAAGCCGAGTTTCGCTAAGCCCATTAGTGCACCAGAAGGCGCAACGTGGAATGAAGCCGTTAAAGTTTATGATGACTTAATTTTTCGTTTTGATGGCTCAGGGTATTTAGAAGTAGGTACCGACCAGGTGTTTTCGCTTCCTGTAGAGGGGGGCACACCTCGGCAGTTAACTTTCGGCGAAGCCGATTTAACCATGGCGAGTTGGTTAAACAATAATACGATTTTGGTCGAAGGAAATACTAATGATGATCGTGATATCGATATTATTGAAAGTGATATTTATCGTATTTCACTCGATAATTTATCAATGCAGGCACTTACAGACAGAGATGGTCCAGATAGTTCACCAATTGTCTCACCGAATGGCAAATTAATCGCTTATCGAGGATACACTGATAAACGTTTGTCTTATCAGCAAAGTAACCTCTACATTATGGACGCCGATGGCGGTAACAAAAGAGAGTTAGCGAAAGACTTTACGGGTGCAATTGGGCAAATGCAATGGTCGCCAGATGGGAAATCTTTATTGGTATTATCTGAAGATCATGGTGTATTAACACTGTTTAATATTAGCTTGCGCGGCAAGGTTAAACCGGTTACGTCAAATATTGGTGGTGGCTCAATAGGACGTCCTTATGCAAGTGGTAGTTTTTCGGTTAGTGCTAATAAACAACCAAAAATTGCCTACATGTTAGGTTCTCCTGACCGACCATCAGAAATAAGTATTACCTCGATTACAGGGAAAAACAGTAGCGTACTTACAAAGCTTAATAATGACTTATTGCCGTATTTGAACATGGCAACGGTTGAAGAAATTAAAGTAACCTCTAGTCATGATGGCAAAGAAATTGAAGCGTGGGTCGCACTACCGCCAAACTTTAAGGCAGATGGAAGTTTTCCGATGATATTAGAAATTCACGGTGGTCCTTATGCGATGTATGGTCCTTACTTTGGTAGCGAAATTCAACGATATGCTGCAGAAGGTTACGTAACCGTATGGTCTAACCCTAGAGGTTCAACAGGCTATGGTGAAGATTTCGCCCTAGAGATAGATCTAAATTATCCAGGCAATGATTATCATGATTTAATGTCAGTGGTAGACGAATTGATTAAGCGTAAATATGTGAGTGATGAGCGCTTGTTTGTGACCGGAGGCTCCGGCGGTGGCATTTTAACCGCATGGATCGTGACTAAAACAAATCGATTTGCAGCTGCTGCGTCTATAAAGCCGGTGATCAATTGGATGACGATGGCTTTAGCTGGCGATATTGCACCTTTTGTTAGACGACATTGGTTTAGACAAGATCCTTGGTCAAATCCTGATGCATTTTTAAAATATTCCCCGATCCGTTACATGGATAAAGTCACGACACCAACAATGGTAATGGTCGGCGAGGAAGACTACCGAACGCCCACATGGGAGGCAGAACAATTTTATACTGCGTTAAAAATGCTTGATGTTGATACGGCATTAATTCGTGTCCCTAATGCGCCTCATTACATTGCCTCTCGTCCGAGTCGGCTTATTGCCAAAACTGATAATATTATGGGCTGGTTTGCTAAATACGATCCAGTAAAAATTAAACAGAAAGGTAATAAAGAATAACTTAACTTACGCGCCTGTTAATTTCTTTAGTAGGCGCTTTTATGTATTGTAAACGTAGCGGGCATTTGCTGTTAGCCCTCATACAAACGGCAAGTCATCATAGTCTATTCTACTCTAGCATGTACTTATATGTAGCAGGTATAATCTGCTTTTCACATTAACGATGTATCGTTAACGACTATTTTCTTTATTTCACTGTTAGGGGCGTTATGCCAGATTTTCTCCTTTCTCAAATATTGGTTACTTTTACATTAGCGATTGAATGCTATGCCATGCAACTTAAGAACAAAGATCGTATTTTGGCGCTCTTATCGTTGAGTTGTTTGTTTAATGGCATCCACTATTTATTGTTAGATCAACCAACGGCAGGCTATATCTTTTTATTTTCTAGTGTTCGCTTTTTAATCTCTATTAAATGGAAGTTACAATGGATGGCGGCAGCGTCGCTGTGTGTGAGTTTATTTATTACGATATATAGCTATATTGGTTTTTTAAGTATTTTAGGTTTTTTCGCAACCGTGTTTATTACGACGGGCTCATTTAGTAAAAATGATAAGTTTTTACGTTTAATGATGATTTTAGGCGGATCACTGTGGTTGCTTCATAATATAATTTTATGGACGCCTGTGGGGATATTAGTTGAGATAATTTTTGTTGGTAGTAGTGCTATCGGCTATTATCGCTATTACCTTGCCGGACGATTAAAAAATAACGCGGTAAAAGAGCCAGAATAAAACGTTACTATATTGAAGTTACTATATATTGTCGCATCTGTTGCTAACACGACAACTCTTGCGAGTTATAGTAAAGAAACCTAGTGTTAATTATCAGCAGGCTGGTGTTTTGTTGGTTTAACGATTGCGTTAAAAAGGATAATTGAGGCTTAACAATGAAGAGGGTGTATACCAATGAAAGTCGCTTTCTTGTAAATAACATTAAAGATCTCATCGATGCTCAAGGTATCCCGGTTTTTGTTAAAAACGAATACGCACAAGGTGCGATGGGGGAAATTTCTCCATTTGATTGTTGGCCTGAAGTCTGGGTTGTAAATGATGCTGATTATGAACGCGCGAAAGACATTATAGATAGAGCGCATCAGAATCAATACGCTGATGATTGGATATGTAATCATTGTAGAGAACAAAACGCTGCCTCATTTGATATTTGTTGGAATTGTCAGCAAGAAAGTAAATAGTACGAGTAGGTTTGTGTTTTACGTGTTGACCATGGATATCTTTAACAACTATGATAAAGCGCAGTAAAAACAGCATCAACAGCGTAATAAGGAGTGTTACACAATGAATTCGCTTGCTACTAAAGAAAAAGTTGCGCTTTTTAGCTGCTTACTCATTGCCTTTGCATTGTTGATTGCAGGCGCATACAAGTTTTTACTTGCGCATATCTCGGGTTTAGCATTATTAAACATTTTAGGTGTTAGTCTTATTTTCATTGGCACAGGATGTACGCCAAAGCTATTCTTTACTCCGATAAAACAGCTGTTTTCCAGCACACATAAACAATACACTTTGATTAATGAAAAAATACAGCAAAGCATCGTGATTATTGGTTTGCTTTTGGCAATGGTTGCCATGCTGTTGGGTTTTTAGTTTAATTAGAAAAAGGAGTAAGGTATTGATTAATATGATTATAACTAATTTTTCGCTCGTTAATGATTACCTGATTAAAAATGCATGAAGATGTAAAACAGAAGTTTGATCGCTACCCTAGTCATGTCGCAAAAATACTAATAGAAGTCCGTTCATTGATTTTTAGTATCGCGAAAGATAATGGCATCGAAGATTTATCTGAGACTTTAAAGTGGGGTGAACCTAGCTATCTTTGCAAAACAGGAACTACCATACGCTACGACTGGAAAGAAAAGGATCCTCACCACTTTTTTATTTATTTCCATTGCCAGACTAGATTAATTGATACGTTTAAAGAAGTATATGGCGATACATTCAACTATCAAGGCAATAGAGCCTTAGTCTTTGCTTTAGGTGACCCAATACCGATTAACGAACTTTCTCATTGCTTGTTATTAGCATTGTGTTACAAAAAACGTAGACACCTTAATCTGTTAGGTGCGTAAAATATATTTTTATAGCTATTCTATGAGCTCCTTCAAACTGTGTTGATAACGATACAGAACGCAGTTACGACGATATGGTTTAAATATTTAATCGTTCGAACGCGGAAAACATTGAACGGATAACGAACAATAGAGATGAAAATCTTGATGGTGCAAAGTGCTTATGAGTTGCGTTTTGTTGATAAAACAAGCGGTATATCGGACTAACTTCCAAGTAAAGACTTGCTTAATAACGATGAACTTATAATTGAAGTATTATGATCACTAAATTAACGATGAGTAACGAGCTTGTTGCTCGCCAGGTTTATCGCGTTTTTCAGCGTTCCTACAAGATAGAAGCGACACTCATTGGTGTTGACAAGTTTCCGCCATTGTTTAGACCATTAGCAGATTTTGTTGATAGCCAAACCGAATTTTATGGTGTTATCGATGGTGATGCGCTGACCGCCGTTATTGAAGTAAGCGCAGATGGTGAGTATCTAATGATTGATAGCTTAGTTGTTGACCCTGATTATTTTAAACAAGGGCTCGCCGGTAAACTGCTGCAGTTTGTTATGGAATACACCAGCTTTAACAAACTCATCGTAGAAACAGCGACGCTGAATAAACCGGCAATAAGGTTGTATCAAAAATATGGCTTTTGTATCAATCGTTATTATACGCCCGCTCACGGGATTGAAAAAGTCGTGATGACGTTGAAATGACGGTTAAATTTAAAAACGATTGAGCCTAAATTAAAGCCGCTGTAACCACATATCGCCAAGTTGTGTTTGGTGCGATGGCATCGAATGGAAAACACGTAATCAACGTCAATGTATCTTCAATAGTTGGTGCTGTTACCGCCATATTTTGTTCATTAACAACATTGACATTTGTTACTTGATAATTGAACTGACCCACACGTGTTTCAACCTTTATTATATCGCCAATAGTAATGTTAGCTAGATTTGCAAAATGCGTATCTCTATGCCCGGCGATAACGGTATTCCCGCCTTTACCCGGTAATGGTGTGCTGCTCATATGTCCAGGACCAAAAGCAAGTGTGCGCCCAGTTGCACCTGCGAGTAAATAGAAATTTTTATCAAGTAAGGTTATCTTTGCAACAGGGTAAGTATCTGCCCATGACCAGGGCGGATGAGCCTCACCTGTTGCTTTTGCTTGTATCCATGCTTCTTTAATTAATACTTGCGCCAATAAAGCTTTAGCATGAATGTAGCCACTTGATGCCAGTAAATAAGTACTGATAGTAAAGCCACAAAGCATGATTAATTTAATTCTGTTTAAACGCCATTTTGCTATTAATGGCGTTTGTTTAATAAACGGAAACATAATGTAAACCCTAAGATTAACAAAGCTAAAACTGCTTGTAATGTCGCGGATGTCGCGGTTTGAGGTAGTACGCCTACTTGGCCATGTGGTCGATGGTTTTTTACTTGTCTGTCGTCGCTCATTTTTTGTGCTGTTGGTGTCACATCTATGGCTACTAGGCTAGTCATAGGGCTTACCAAGTGGTGTTTCATGGCTAATTGCAATATGTTTTGATTAACTGTATCTGCGTCTTCGCCTTTATACTTGTCTCTACTGAGTTGAGCAATTTTTCGTCGTGCCCATAAGGTAGATAACCCTGTCTGTTTACCACTGTTTTGTAATGCTAGGGTTTGTTGCCATTGTTGTTGACGCATTTGCCCCGTTACCTGCATTTCGGTAACCGGCTCTTGGCTAAAATAGCTTATCATGATCGGTTCACCTTGATATAAATCAGGTAATTTTCGCGGATACATCTCTATAGTTTGATTAAAGTTTGCTTCAAGGTTCATGAGTACAGGGGAGCGTAGCTTACTAAATAGCGACTGCATTTGTTGTTGTACACTATTTATCGAATTTACATAAGTGAAAGTACCTTTGCCCATGGTAGCAGCCTCGGTCATAAAGTAACTATTGGGTGCTGCGCCAATACCAACGGTAAAGAGTCGACTACCCTGTATGTGTTTATCAATGTAAGAAAAAAGTGTTGCTTCGTTTCCAACGGCGCCATCTGTGATAAAAATCACTTGGCGTAATCGCTCCGTATTTTGTGCTTGTTGACCAAGTGCTAACTGTAAAGCTGATAGAATTTCAGTGCCACCATTAGCATTTAGCTGTTCAATAAAGGTTGATGCATTGCTTTTATTGATGTCTGAAGCAGGCACCGAGTGTTGATACACCTTATTGGCTGTTGTACTAAATTCAATAATGTTAAACGTATCTGTTTCTTTGAGCTCAGCTACCGCCGAAATTAATGCTTTTTTCGCCTGTTGAATCGAGGTTCCCGCCATGGAGCCAGACGTGTCGATAACAAAAATTACTTCGCGAGATAACGATGCTGCAACAGTATTACTTGTTGATGGCATTAACATGATCATACCGTAGTGTTCTGTGTTGGCTGTTTGAATAAAGTGCGCCGCTGTAGGGGTATTATGTGGAATTGCTTGCCAACGTAACAGGAAATCTCGGTTTGCAATCATGTCTTGTTCGAGCGACACCCTGTATTGTCCAGATGATATTTCATTTGTCATGATAGGGTGGTGTTCACTAGATATGTCAGCGAGAGGAAACCCAGTATTAAGTGTTATATTAATGGCAACCTTGTGCATTGGCTGACTCGTTTCTGAATCGCTATCTTGCCTATTTTCGGTAAATGAAGGTTGAGTTAATCCCCAGCCATTTTCTTGTAAAGTTTGTTGCTCATCAGTTTTTTGGTTTGTTGGTAAATAGCGCTTTGTAATTGTTGTAGGAAAGCGAAGAGTGAAAGTATCGTTATTAAATGCCACTGTTTGTTGATATTCGATTGTCACGGTTATTTTTTCACCAGGCCCTATGTTAGCAACGTGATTTGTGAAAAGGTTTGGTCGGTTTTGTACCAGTAAACTTGCTTTTTTTCCTGTTGCTTTGGCCTGTTGATAGAGTTTCTTTGCTTTTTGTTTTGGATGAATCTGTCCAACAATTTTTCGCTCGCCAATGTGCATTGTTAAATGAACAATCGCGGCATTTTCGGGCAGTGGAAACGCGTAGATACCATTGACCCAATCATCTGTTGGGTTTGAAAATTCCTGAGTAACAACTGCTCGTGCGACAAGTCCTGTGACGACGATATCAACATTTGTATCGATAAGCGGCGATAATAAGTAACCTGGCATGTTCGCTTGTTTTAGAAAGAAGCTGCCTTGTTCTACTTGCCCGTAATGTTCCACACGCACTAGGCTATCTGGCGTAGTATGTGATTGGTAAGAAAGGTCCACTTTAAATTCGCTGTTACTATTTCTTCCATCGAGCAGAAATGACGCTGTACTTGCGATAATTAGCAGTGAAATAACAAGTAATATTCGGATGTGCGTAGTCATGATGTTCTCCATTTTTATCACGCTAATTAAACCTTAATTTTGTGGCTAATTTAGGTAGTAAAAATGGCAATGTAACGAGCAATAATGGCAGAAAAGAGGCAAAGGGTTAGTAAAGGTTTCCATTAACCATTTATATAAAAGTGTCAACAGTATCGATTTTAGGGGCAATAAGGGCTGCAATGTCTATTGCTGCCCTTTAATTATTATAGAAAGGTATAAAAGGAAGTTAGAATAAGTAGGTTACACTTACGCGAAAGGTTCTTGGTTCAATAGGGTGATAGTGAATGTCTTCTTCACCGGAAGCACTTTCTCCCGATAAACGACTTTCATATAAATAATCAATATCGTGATCAGTGCTATCGAGTAGATTTAATACCGATAAACTAAACTTCCAATCTTCTAATAAATATTGCGCCTTGGCATTGACGACACTAAAGGTGTTCGATTGCGTATCTTTAAAACTGTCTAACGTTCGTTTACCAAAGTGTCGAAGTCTAAGCCCTGTATTTATATTGTCATTGATGTGCCAGTTAATACCAAAACTTGCAACAAAAGGCAGGGAACCTTCAATATAGTTGCCTTCATTGGCTTCGTTTTCAGTAAAGCGTGAACGTGTCCATGCAAGTTCAAGATCGGCAACAATTTGTGGTGTTAACCAGTATAACGTTGTGAATTCTGCACCATAACGTTTTGATGCTCGACTTGGCTCGGTATTACCAGCGTCACCAACAAAAACAAGCTCTGAGTCATTTTCTAACCACCATAGTGAAAATGACGCATTATAGTTTTCATAGTCAGCAACCCGTATGCCAAATTCTGCACCTTGTCCTTGTACGAGTAGGTCAACTTTTTCTGCGGCATCTCCCGATAATGGATCGACAGTTATTGTTGCGCCACGCGCATCATTTGAATGAAATGACTGTCCCCAGTTTGCATAGGCTTGCCACGTTTCATTAAATTGATAGCTAAGGCCAGCTTTAAAATTGGTTATACTATCGCTGTCTTCACCACTATTTGACATCAGCTGACTATTAACATCAACGTTCATATAGTCATGACGCACACCGGCATTAACCGAAAGATTGTCATTAATATCAGCGTTAACTTGATAAAAAGCACTTATCGAGTATTGATCTACAGCGTCTGAACGTACATTTGATAGTCGCTTTCTTGCTCGAGTTTTATAAAGGCCCACTTCAGCGA containing:
- the folM gene encoding dihydromonapterin reductase, producing the protein MSQVILITGIGKRLGLALAQQMLAQGYKVVGTYRTEYPVLTSLKQQGVDLYQVDFYQQAQVDDFIASIKRDYHALRAIIHNASDWLPDNYQLDTDHYAPAEIMQKMMTIHVGIPYQLNLALQSLLIANDNTESNFADIIHISDYVAEKGSKKHIAYAASKTALNSLTMSFSALLAPKVKVNSISPALIKFNEGDDDAYKEKALSKALLPKEAGFNEITQAIEFILNSQFMTGRNLQLDGGRHLK
- a CDS encoding alpha/beta hydrolase family protein, with translation MLFTRILLLFAITNILLVNANATEKEVPSHYFTAERVFDIEYATDPQISPNGKKVAYVRHTMDKMTDQDKSQIWLIDLVSGSHLPLLEGKQSSWSPRWSPDSKTLLYSTTSDGKVELRLFFVAANRSLTLSQFTRSPSNAVWSPDGKQIAFNMFVKGEKPSFAKPISAPEGATWNEAVKVYDDLIFRFDGSGYLEVGTDQVFSLPVEGGTPRQLTFGEADLTMASWLNNNTILVEGNTNDDRDIDIIESDIYRISLDNLSMQALTDRDGPDSSPIVSPNGKLIAYRGYTDKRLSYQQSNLYIMDADGGNKRELAKDFTGAIGQMQWSPDGKSLLVLSEDHGVLTLFNISLRGKVKPVTSNIGGGSIGRPYASGSFSVSANKQPKIAYMLGSPDRPSEISITSITGKNSSVLTKLNNDLLPYLNMATVEEIKVTSSHDGKEIEAWVALPPNFKADGSFPMILEIHGGPYAMYGPYFGSEIQRYAAEGYVTVWSNPRGSTGYGEDFALEIDLNYPGNDYHDLMSVVDELIKRKYVSDERLFVTGGSGGGILTAWIVTKTNRFAAAASIKPVINWMTMALAGDIAPFVRRHWFRQDPWSNPDAFLKYSPIRYMDKVTTPTMVMVGEEDYRTPTWEAEQFYTALKMLDVDTALIRVPNAPHYIASRPSRLIAKTDNIMGWFAKYDPVKIKQKGNKE
- a CDS encoding YgjV family protein, with product MPDFLLSQILVTFTLAIECYAMQLKNKDRILALLSLSCLFNGIHYLLLDQPTAGYIFLFSSVRFLISIKWKLQWMAAASLCVSLFITIYSYIGFLSILGFFATVFITTGSFSKNDKFLRLMMILGGSLWLLHNIILWTPVGILVEIIFVGSSAIGYYRYYLAGRLKNNAVKEPE
- a CDS encoding DUF2007 domain-containing protein, with the protein product MKRVYTNESRFLVNNIKDLIDAQGIPVFVKNEYAQGAMGEISPFDCWPEVWVVNDADYERAKDIIDRAHQNQYADDWICNHCREQNAASFDICWNCQQESK
- a CDS encoding DUF1801 domain-containing protein, encoding MHEDVKQKFDRYPSHVAKILIEVRSLIFSIAKDNGIEDLSETLKWGEPSYLCKTGTTIRYDWKEKDPHHFFIYFHCQTRLIDTFKEVYGDTFNYQGNRALVFALGDPIPINELSHCLLLALCYKKRRHLNLLGA
- a CDS encoding GNAT family N-acetyltransferase, producing the protein MITKLTMSNELVARQVYRVFQRSYKIEATLIGVDKFPPLFRPLADFVDSQTEFYGVIDGDALTAVIEVSADGEYLMIDSLVVDPDYFKQGLAGKLLQFVMEYTSFNKLIVETATLNKPAIRLYQKYGFCINRYYTPAHGIEKVVMTLK
- a CDS encoding class GN sortase, translating into MFPFIKQTPLIAKWRLNRIKLIMLCGFTISTYLLASSGYIHAKALLAQVLIKEAWIQAKATGEAHPPWSWADTYPVAKITLLDKNFYLLAGATGRTLAFGPGHMSSTPLPGKGGNTVIAGHRDTHFANLANITIGDIIKVETRVGQFNYQVTNVNVVNEQNMAVTAPTIEDTLTLITCFPFDAIAPNTTWRYVVTAALI
- a CDS encoding marine proteobacterial sortase target protein, whose protein sequence is MTTHIRILLVISLLIIASTASFLLDGRNSNSEFKVDLSYQSHTTPDSLVRVEHYGQVEQGSFFLKQANMPGYLLSPLIDTNVDIVVTGLVARAVVTQEFSNPTDDWVNGIYAFPLPENAAIVHLTMHIGERKIVGQIHPKQKAKKLYQQAKATGKKASLLVQNRPNLFTNHVANIGPGEKITVTIEYQQTVAFNNDTFTLRFPTTITKRYLPTNQKTDEQQTLQENGWGLTQPSFTENRQDSDSETSQPMHKVAINITLNTGFPLADISSEHHPIMTNEISSGQYRVSLEQDMIANRDFLLRWQAIPHNTPTAAHFIQTANTEHYGMIMLMPSTSNTVAASLSREVIFVIDTSGSMAGTSIQQAKKALISAVAELKETDTFNIIEFSTTANKVYQHSVPASDINKSNASTFIEQLNANGGTEILSALQLALGQQAQNTERLRQVIFITDGAVGNEATLFSYIDKHIQGSRLFTVGIGAAPNSYFMTEAATMGKGTFTYVNSINSVQQQMQSLFSKLRSPVLMNLEANFNQTIEMYPRKLPDLYQGEPIMISYFSQEPVTEMQVTGQMRQQQWQQTLALQNSGKQTGLSTLWARRKIAQLSRDKYKGEDADTVNQNILQLAMKHHLVSPMTSLVAIDVTPTAQKMSDDRQVKNHRPHGQVGVLPQTATSATLQAVLALLILGFTLCFRLLNKRH